From Bosea sp. NBC_00550, the proteins below share one genomic window:
- a CDS encoding F0F1 ATP synthase subunit A — MAAGGGIDPIHQFHITPIVELKPFGLNLSFTNTSLWMVIVLAVVSVIMIYGSSQRSVVPGRLQSLAEMIYEFVASTLTGVMGREGMKFFPLVFSLFMFVLASNMLGMIPGSFTVTSQIIVTAAFAVLVISVVLVYGIVKHGSHFFGLFVPSGVPGWLLPFMVVIEVVSFLSRPVSLSLRLFGNMLAGHIALKVFGGFVVVLLGSGAVLNYAIAPLPLLLAVALTALEFLVAFLQAYVFAILTCVYLNDALHPGH, encoded by the coding sequence ATGGCGGCCGGCGGCGGAATCGATCCGATCCACCAATTCCACATCACTCCCATCGTGGAGCTGAAGCCGTTCGGCCTCAACCTGTCCTTCACCAACACTTCGCTGTGGATGGTGATCGTGCTCGCGGTCGTCTCGGTGATCATGATCTACGGCTCGAGCCAGCGTTCGGTCGTTCCCGGCCGGCTGCAGTCGCTCGCCGAGATGATCTACGAGTTCGTCGCCTCCACCCTCACGGGCGTGATGGGCCGTGAGGGCATGAAGTTTTTCCCCCTCGTGTTCTCGCTGTTCATGTTCGTGCTGGCCAGCAACATGCTGGGCATGATCCCCGGCTCGTTCACCGTCACCAGCCAGATCATCGTCACCGCCGCCTTCGCCGTGCTCGTCATCAGCGTGGTGCTGGTCTACGGCATCGTGAAGCATGGCAGCCATTTCTTCGGCCTGTTCGTGCCGTCGGGCGTGCCGGGCTGGCTCTTGCCCTTCATGGTGGTGATAGAGGTCGTCTCCTTCCTCTCGCGCCCGGTTTCGCTCAGCTTGCGCCTGTTCGGCAACATGTTGGCCGGCCATATCGCGCTCAAGGTCTTCGGCGGCTTCGTGGTCGTGCTGCTCGGCTCGGGCGCCGTGCTGAACTATGCCATCGCGCCGCTGCCGCTGCTGCTGGCCGTCGCGCTCACCGCGCTCGAGTTCCTCGTCGCCTTCCTGCAGGCCTACGTCTTCGCGATCCTGACCTGCGTGTATCTCAACGACGCGCTGCACCCCGGCCACTGA
- a CDS encoding F0F1 ATP synthase subunit C → MDPVAAKFIGAGLASLGMGLAAIGVGTIFGNFLSGALRNPSAADGQFPRAFIGAALAEGLGIFAFVVALVLLFVV, encoded by the coding sequence ATGGATCCTGTTGCAGCCAAGTTCATCGGCGCCGGCCTCGCCTCGCTCGGCATGGGCCTCGCCGCCATCGGCGTCGGCACCATCTTCGGCAACTTCCTCTCGGGCGCGCTGCGCAACCCTTCCGCGGCTGACGGCCAGTTCCCGCGCGCCTTCATCGGTGCGGCGCTCGCCGAAGGTCTGGGCATCTTCGCGTTCGTCGTCGCGCTCGTGCTGCTCTTCGTGGTCTGA
- the gcvPA gene encoding aminomethyl-transferring glycine dehydrogenase subunit GcvPA has product MRYLPLTDTDREDMLARVGVSDIDALFSDVPAGKLLKGPVDLPRARGEIEVERILGKMAGRNTAASAVPFFVGAGAYKHHVPATVDHLIQRSEFLTSYTPYQPEIAQGTLQYLFEFQTQVAALTGMEVANASMYDGSTGTGEAVLMAHRVTRRRKAVLSGGLHPHYTDVVKTLSEMANDEVVALKADVSANEDILSQIDDSVSCIVVQSPDVFGNLRDLKPIAEKAHAHGALLIAVFTEVISLGAVVPPGAEDADIVVGEGQSIGNALNFGGPYVGLFAAKSKYIRQMPGRLCGETVDSTGQRGFVLTLSTREQHIRRDKATSNICTNSGLCVLAFTIHMTLLGQSGLTRLAEVNHANAVKLADLLAGVKGVSVLNESFFNEFTVKLPKPAAEVVEALAEKGVLGGVPVSRLMPGAGLDDLLLVASTEVNTDDDRAAFAKALAEVL; this is encoded by the coding sequence ATGCGCTATCTCCCCCTGACAGATACCGACCGCGAGGACATGCTCGCGCGGGTCGGCGTCTCCGACATCGACGCGCTGTTCAGCGATGTGCCCGCCGGCAAGCTCCTGAAAGGCCCGGTCGATCTGCCGCGTGCCAGGGGCGAGATCGAGGTTGAGCGCATCCTCGGCAAGATGGCCGGCCGGAACACCGCGGCTTCCGCCGTGCCATTCTTCGTTGGCGCCGGCGCCTACAAGCATCATGTCCCGGCGACGGTGGATCACCTGATCCAGCGCTCGGAATTCCTGACCAGCTACACGCCCTATCAGCCCGAGATCGCGCAGGGCACGCTGCAATATCTCTTCGAGTTCCAGACCCAGGTCGCGGCGCTGACCGGCATGGAGGTCGCCAACGCCTCGATGTATGACGGCTCGACCGGTACCGGCGAAGCCGTGCTGATGGCGCATCGCGTCACCCGGCGTCGCAAGGCGGTGCTCTCCGGCGGCCTGCACCCGCACTATACCGACGTCGTGAAGACGCTCTCGGAGATGGCGAATGACGAGGTCGTGGCGCTTAAAGCCGACGTCTCGGCCAATGAGGACATCCTCTCGCAGATTGACGATAGCGTCTCCTGCATCGTCGTGCAGTCGCCCGACGTGTTCGGCAATCTCCGCGACCTCAAGCCGATCGCCGAGAAGGCCCATGCCCATGGCGCGCTGCTGATCGCGGTCTTCACCGAAGTGATCTCACTCGGCGCTGTGGTGCCGCCGGGCGCTGAGGATGCCGACATCGTCGTCGGCGAGGGCCAGTCGATCGGCAACGCCTTGAACTTCGGCGGCCCCTATGTCGGCCTCTTCGCCGCCAAGTCGAAATATATCCGCCAGATGCCGGGAAGGCTTTGCGGCGAGACGGTCGATTCGACCGGGCAGCGCGGCTTCGTGCTGACGCTCTCGACACGCGAGCAGCATATCCGCCGCGACAAGGCGACCTCGAACATCTGCACCAATTCCGGCCTCTGCGTGCTGGCCTTCACCATCCATATGACGCTGCTCGGGCAGTCGGGTTTGACCCGCCTTGCCGAGGTGAACCACGCCAATGCCGTGAAGCTTGCCGATCTGCTGGCCGGCGTGAAGGGCGTCTCGGTGCTCAACGAGAGCTTCTTCAACGAGTTCACGGTGAAGCTGCCGAAGCCTGCGGCCGAAGTGGTCGAAGCTCTCGCCGAGAAGGGCGTGCTCGGCGGCGTGCCGGTCTCGCGGCTGATGCCGGGCGCCGGGCTGGACGACCTGCTGCTCGTCGCTTCCACCGAAGTGAATACCGATGATGACCGGGCGGCCTTCGCCAAGGCGCTCGCGGAGGTGCTGTGA
- a CDS encoding L,D-transpeptidase family protein yields the protein MSIRPAILAATAALLLASTAVVRANEPSYGPNTYDRTLEALIAHEDVAGRGGWPKVPGSAAALKPDSQGADVVALKQRLLASGDLAPEAIAGDVYDAAVTEAVKRFQRRHGLSDLGTVGRLTLKAMNTPVETRLNQLTATLERLKGNGFNFASRYVVVNIPGASVEAVENGAVQQRHLAIVGRADRPSPVIQANITSVNLNPYWTVPMSIVKADIIPHMRKDPGFIAKSNMKLLGAENKEIDPASVNWAGLTNPYFYVRQEPGPTNSLGQLKIDMPNSEAVYMHDTPKKTLFRNDVRFNSSGCARIEGVRDLAAWLLEGSEWNRQAIEDEIAKGERKNIALKKSVPVAWVYLTGWQGADGQVQFRDDIYGLDTPQGIVTSTIQPRKPKPKAAVAPPPSRPAAMPVTAAGNAPAPAATASN from the coding sequence ATGTCTATCCGTCCCGCCATCCTCGCTGCGACGGCCGCTCTTCTCCTGGCTTCGACGGCGGTCGTGCGCGCGAACGAGCCGAGTTACGGCCCGAATACCTATGACCGCACGCTCGAGGCGCTGATCGCCCATGAGGATGTCGCTGGCCGTGGCGGCTGGCCGAAGGTGCCGGGCAGCGCCGCGGCGCTGAAGCCGGATTCGCAGGGCGCGGATGTCGTCGCGCTGAAGCAGCGGCTGCTCGCCAGCGGCGATCTCGCGCCCGAGGCTATCGCGGGCGACGTCTACGATGCCGCCGTGACCGAGGCGGTGAAGCGCTTCCAGCGCCGTCACGGCCTGTCGGATCTCGGCACGGTCGGGCGCCTCACCCTCAAGGCGATGAATACGCCGGTCGAGACCCGGCTCAACCAGCTCACCGCGACTCTGGAGCGCCTCAAGGGCAACGGCTTCAACTTCGCCAGCCGCTATGTCGTGGTGAACATCCCCGGCGCCAGCGTCGAGGCGGTCGAGAACGGCGCCGTCCAGCAGCGCCACCTCGCCATCGTCGGCCGGGCTGACCGGCCTTCGCCGGTGATCCAGGCCAACATCACATCGGTCAACCTCAATCCCTATTGGACGGTGCCGATGTCGATCGTGAAGGCCGACATCATCCCGCATATGCGAAAGGATCCGGGCTTCATCGCCAAGTCGAACATGAAGCTGCTCGGAGCGGAGAACAAGGAAATCGACCCGGCGAGCGTCAACTGGGCGGGCCTGACCAATCCCTATTTCTATGTCCGGCAGGAGCCCGGGCCGACCAATTCGCTCGGCCAGCTCAAGATCGACATGCCGAATTCCGAGGCGGTCTACATGCACGACACGCCGAAGAAGACGCTGTTCCGCAACGATGTCCGTTTCAACTCCTCCGGCTGTGCCCGTATTGAGGGCGTCCGCGATCTCGCGGCCTGGCTGCTGGAAGGCTCGGAGTGGAATCGCCAGGCGATCGAGGACGAGATCGCCAAGGGCGAGCGCAAGAACATCGCGCTGAAGAAATCCGTGCCGGTCGCCTGGGTTTATCTCACCGGCTGGCAGGGCGCGGACGGGCAGGTCCAGTTCCGCGACGATATCTACGGGCTCGACACGCCGCAGGGCATCGTTACCTCGACGATCCAGCCGCGCAAGCCGAAGCCCAAGGCGGCGGTGGCTCCGCCGCCGTCACGACCTGCTGCGATGCCGGTGACTGCGGCGGGCAATGCTCCGGCTCCAGCGGCGACCGCCAGCAACTGA
- a CDS encoding F0F1 ATP synthase subunit B family protein produces MAVASFATLLAGAAQAAEQQHGLSGEKASFPPFDPTHFASNLFWLAITFAVLYWLMSTVALPRLGAILEERADTIGRDLDHATQMQGKAEEMAQAYEKALAEARKNAQGIAQTARETGAKASDAQRHATEAELAAKLAQAEATIAKTKTEAMTNVRGLGSDIAVAIVEKLTGQAPSASEASAAVDQALSRG; encoded by the coding sequence GTGGCTGTCGCCTCGTTCGCCACTCTGCTGGCGGGTGCGGCGCAGGCTGCCGAGCAGCAACACGGCTTGAGCGGCGAGAAGGCCTCCTTCCCGCCCTTCGATCCGACACACTTCGCCAGCAACCTGTTCTGGCTCGCGATCACCTTCGCGGTGCTCTACTGGCTGATGTCCACGGTCGCCCTGCCCCGTCTCGGCGCCATCCTGGAAGAGCGCGCGGACACGATCGGCCGCGACCTCGACCACGCCACGCAGATGCAGGGCAAGGCCGAGGAGATGGCGCAGGCCTATGAGAAGGCCCTCGCCGAGGCGCGCAAGAACGCTCAGGGCATCGCCCAGACGGCTCGCGAGACCGGCGCCAAGGCGAGCGACGCCCAGCGTCACGCCACCGAGGCCGAGCTCGCCGCCAAGCTTGCTCAGGCCGAGGCGACCATCGCCAAGACCAAGACCGAGGCGATGACCAATGTGCGCGGCCTCGGCAGCGACATCGCCGTCGCGATCGTCGAGAAGCTGACCGGTCAGGCTCCCAGCGCCAGCGAGGCGTCTGCGGCTGTCGACCAGGCCCTGTCGCGCGGCTGA
- a CDS encoding DsbA family protein encodes MTNRRQLLTGAAGIAAAALAGTNAARAQTKLPDAGPLGDVWLGPADAKVSIVEYASMTCSHCAHFHETTWPELKKKYIDTGKVRFTLREFPLDPLATAGFMLARCNGNDKFFPVTDLLFAQQRNWAFTEKPVDALSALVKQAGFTQESFEACLKRQDIYDAVTVVKDGGAKAGVDSTPTFFINGQKRSGALSIAEFDKILEPLLGQ; translated from the coding sequence ATGACGAACAGGCGACAGCTCCTGACCGGCGCGGCCGGCATCGCCGCTGCCGCGCTCGCCGGCACGAACGCCGCGCGGGCCCAGACCAAGCTGCCCGACGCCGGCCCGCTGGGCGATGTCTGGCTCGGCCCGGCCGACGCCAAGGTCAGCATCGTCGAATACGCCTCGATGACCTGCTCGCACTGCGCGCATTTCCATGAGACGACGTGGCCGGAGCTGAAGAAGAAGTACATCGACACCGGCAAGGTGCGCTTCACGCTCCGCGAATTCCCGCTCGATCCGCTGGCGACGGCCGGCTTCATGCTCGCCCGCTGCAACGGCAACGACAAGTTCTTCCCGGTGACGGACCTACTGTTCGCGCAGCAGCGCAACTGGGCCTTCACCGAAAAGCCGGTCGACGCGCTGTCCGCGCTGGTGAAACAGGCCGGTTTCACACAGGAATCGTTCGAGGCCTGCTTGAAAAGGCAGGATATCTATGACGCCGTCACTGTCGTGAAGGATGGCGGGGCCAAGGCTGGCGTGGATTCGACGCCGACCTTTTTCATCAACGGGCAAAAGCGTTCCGGTGCGCTCTCGATCGCCGAGTTCGACAAGATTCTGGAGCCGCTCCTCGGACAGTGA
- the gcvPB gene encoding aminomethyl-transferring glycine dehydrogenase subunit GcvPB, which translates to MLNRQGRPTQAGEASHEEHLTFTGNKALQQIEPLIFEIGHHETTGVDIEKPAPFKSRLGKHARQGEIGLPGLSEPEAMRHYVRLSQKNYGIDTGLFPLGSCTMKHNARLNEKMARLPGFSDVHPLQPLSTVPGALELMLELANYLMTLTGMPAVALSPKAGAHGEACGMMAIKAAIEAKGEGATRNVVLVPESAHGTNPATAALIGFSVKAVPARPDGTVAVEDVKALLGPDIAAIMLTNPNTCGIFEPQIVEIAAAMHEAGAYFYCDGANFNAIVGKARPGDLGVDAMHINLHKTFSTPHGGGGPGAGPVVLSERLAPFAPVPFIHVEDGGKLHLIESREEAPEGNKPFGRMTAFHGQMGMYVRALAYMLSHGSDGMRQASEDAVLNANYIRAGLADLMSLPFPDHPSMHEVLFDDEWLKGSGVSTLDFAKAMIDEGYHPMTVYFPLVVHGAMLIEPTESESKASLDLFIATLRDLAMAAKGNDKERFTSAPHHAPIRRLDETRAARQPVLKWEKPAPAKVAAE; encoded by the coding sequence ATGCTGAACCGTCAGGGACGTCCCACGCAGGCCGGCGAGGCCTCACATGAAGAGCACCTCACCTTCACCGGCAACAAGGCGCTTCAGCAGATCGAGCCGCTGATCTTCGAGATTGGCCATCACGAGACGACCGGCGTCGACATCGAAAAGCCGGCGCCGTTCAAGTCGCGTCTGGGCAAGCATGCCCGCCAGGGCGAGATCGGCCTGCCCGGCCTCTCCGAGCCCGAGGCGATGCGCCACTATGTCCGCCTCAGCCAGAAGAACTACGGTATCGATACCGGGCTCTTCCCGCTCGGCTCGTGCACGATGAAGCACAACGCCCGCCTCAACGAGAAGATGGCGCGGCTTCCGGGTTTCTCCGACGTGCATCCGCTGCAGCCGCTCTCGACCGTGCCCGGCGCGCTCGAATTGATGCTGGAACTGGCCAACTACCTGATGACGCTGACCGGCATGCCGGCCGTGGCGCTGAGCCCCAAGGCCGGCGCCCATGGTGAGGCCTGTGGCATGATGGCGATCAAGGCCGCGATCGAGGCCAAGGGCGAGGGCGCGACCCGCAACGTCGTGCTGGTTCCCGAATCGGCGCATGGCACCAACCCGGCGACCGCCGCGCTGATCGGCTTCTCGGTGAAGGCCGTTCCGGCGCGTCCGGACGGCACCGTCGCGGTCGAAGACGTGAAGGCCCTGCTCGGGCCCGACATCGCGGCGATCATGCTGACCAACCCGAACACCTGCGGTATCTTCGAGCCGCAGATCGTCGAGATCGCCGCGGCGATGCATGAGGCCGGCGCCTATTTCTACTGCGACGGAGCCAACTTCAACGCCATCGTCGGCAAGGCGCGTCCGGGCGATCTCGGCGTCGACGCCATGCACATCAACCTGCACAAGACCTTCTCGACGCCCCATGGCGGCGGCGGGCCGGGTGCCGGCCCGGTCGTACTCTCCGAGCGCCTGGCGCCCTTCGCGCCCGTGCCCTTCATCCATGTCGAGGATGGCGGCAAGCTGCATCTGATCGAGAGCCGGGAGGAAGCGCCGGAAGGCAACAAGCCCTTCGGCCGCATGACCGCCTTCCACGGCCAGATGGGCATGTATGTCCGGGCTCTCGCCTACATGCTGAGCCATGGCTCGGACGGCATGCGGCAGGCGTCGGAAGATGCGGTGCTGAACGCCAACTACATCCGCGCCGGGCTTGCCGACCTGATGTCGCTGCCCTTCCCGGACCATCCGTCGATGCACGAAGTGCTGTTCGACGACGAGTGGCTGAAAGGCTCGGGTGTCTCGACGCTCGATTTCGCCAAGGCGATGATCGACGAGGGCTACCACCCGATGACGGTGTATTTCCCGCTGGTCGTCCACGGCGCCATGCTGATCGAGCCGACCGAGTCGGAATCGAAGGCTTCGCTCGACCTTTTCATCGCGACGCTGCGGGACCTCGCCATGGCCGCCAAGGGCAATGACAAGGAGCGCTTCACCAGCGCCCCGCACCACGCTCCGATCCGCCGGCTCGATGAGACCCGTGCCGCGCGCCAGCCGGTGCTGAAGTGGGAGAAGCCGGCGCCGGCGAAAGTCGCGGCAGAGTAA
- a CDS encoding chromosome segregation SMC family protein produces MHLTRLKLAGFKTFVEPTEFLIEPGLTGIVGPNGCGKSNLVEALRWVMGESSFKNMRGSGMDDVIFGGSGERPARNMAEVSLTLDNSDRKAPAAFNEAEVLEVTRRIEREEGSTYRINGKEVRAKDVQLLFADAATGARSPALVRQGQISEIISAKPQSRRRILEDAAGIAGLHSRRHEAELRLRGAEDNLTRLEDVLGEIDGQIEALQRQARQAGRYRSLASDIRRAEAILALIALHDARTQEAQATRVLEEAVRGVADQTGIQAETAKRQAIAAHEMPALREGEATAAAALVRLKRGLDELEAENRRARLRAEELGRRLTELQADLARQESVGRDAAESLSRLGEEDAALAREGDGAGSGAEAATGEQQEAEAALAAAEAEHGAAQAALSDLAARRGALERAAREARERQERATGEREKLRRELEILDSSDAKTMLDRLREALAAAEKTVQSAESEVAAARSAVAAAREREAALRGPLAEADRRAQRLDTEIGTLRKLLAPAVGDRWPAILESLSVAKGYEVALGAALGDDLDASTEAAAPAHWDDTGAGSDDPALPEGATPLLDHVGGPAALGRRLAQIGVIARGDGEGMRHHLKQGQILVSREGDLWRWDGFTSAADAPSPAARRLSEKNRLADLERAAQAAREAADAARRALEAVSTEARKAAQAETAAIEAARQARRGVDQSREQLAAAERKAAETLVKRSTLAEAIKRLGQAVSEAVSQIATHEAGLAALPAPAELENILLKARVLLGESRAAASDARARVQTLAREAELRMRRRAAIAADIRAWNERATASLQTAEETRRRIEAASTEQKTLLEAPDTFLTERRRLLAEIEQAEGARRDAADRLAAGETALADADRQARIGLEGLSGARERRASAEARLEAARQRVGDITRQIEDGLETGLDGLQEIAGIKPGDALPEPEAVERRLANLKGERERLGAVNLRAEDELAEVKTKREGLSGERDDLTEAIRRLRQAIGALNREGRERLLAAFEIVNAHFQRLFGILFGGGEAELKLVDSEDPLDAGLEIFARPPGKKPQVMTLLSGGEQALTATALIFAVFLTNPSPICVLDEVDAPLDDANVERYCDLLADMARNTETRFILITHNPITMARMERLFGVTMAERGVSQMVSVDLATAERIREAV; encoded by the coding sequence ATGCATCTGACGCGCCTCAAGCTCGCCGGCTTCAAGACCTTCGTCGAGCCGACGGAATTCCTGATCGAGCCCGGCCTGACCGGCATCGTCGGGCCGAATGGCTGCGGCAAGTCCAATCTCGTCGAAGCCCTGCGCTGGGTGATGGGCGAAAGCTCGTTCAAGAACATGCGCGGCTCGGGGATGGACGACGTCATCTTCGGCGGCTCGGGCGAACGCCCGGCCCGCAACATGGCCGAAGTCTCGCTCACCCTCGACAACAGCGACCGCAAGGCGCCCGCCGCCTTCAACGAGGCGGAGGTGCTCGAAGTCACGCGCCGGATCGAGCGCGAGGAAGGCTCGACCTACCGCATCAACGGCAAGGAGGTGCGGGCGAAGGACGTGCAGCTGCTCTTCGCCGATGCTGCGACCGGCGCGCGCTCTCCGGCGCTCGTACGGCAAGGGCAGATCAGCGAGATCATCTCGGCCAAGCCGCAATCGCGCCGGCGCATCCTGGAGGACGCCGCGGGCATCGCCGGGCTGCACAGCCGCCGCCACGAGGCGGAACTCCGGCTGCGCGGCGCCGAGGACAATCTGACCCGGCTGGAGGATGTGCTCGGCGAGATCGACGGGCAGATCGAAGCCCTGCAGCGGCAGGCGCGGCAGGCCGGGCGCTATCGCAGCCTCGCCTCCGATATCCGCCGGGCCGAAGCAATCCTGGCGCTGATCGCCCTGCATGATGCGCGCACCCAGGAGGCGCAGGCCACGCGCGTGCTGGAGGAAGCGGTGCGCGGCGTCGCCGACCAGACCGGCATCCAGGCCGAAACCGCCAAGCGGCAGGCCATCGCCGCCCATGAGATGCCGGCGTTGCGCGAGGGCGAGGCCACGGCCGCCGCGGCGCTGGTCCGGCTGAAGCGCGGGCTCGACGAGCTCGAAGCCGAGAATCGCCGTGCCCGCCTGCGAGCGGAGGAACTCGGCCGCCGTCTCACGGAATTGCAGGCCGATCTCGCGCGTCAGGAAAGCGTCGGCCGCGATGCTGCGGAAAGCCTGTCCCGGCTCGGCGAGGAGGATGCAGCGCTTGCCCGCGAGGGCGATGGCGCCGGCTCCGGGGCGGAAGCCGCCACGGGAGAACAGCAGGAGGCGGAGGCTGCGCTTGCCGCAGCGGAGGCTGAACACGGCGCCGCACAGGCGGCCTTGTCCGATCTCGCCGCGCGGCGCGGTGCCCTGGAGCGTGCGGCGCGTGAGGCCCGCGAGCGCCAGGAGCGTGCGACCGGCGAGCGGGAGAAACTGCGACGCGAACTCGAAATCCTCGATTCCTCCGACGCGAAGACGATGCTCGACCGGCTGCGCGAGGCGCTGGCGGCGGCAGAGAAGACAGTGCAGAGCGCGGAAAGCGAAGTCGCCGCGGCGCGTTCGGCCGTCGCGGCGGCGCGCGAGCGCGAGGCCGCGCTGCGTGGCCCTCTCGCCGAGGCCGACCGCCGCGCCCAGCGTCTCGACACCGAGATCGGCACGCTACGCAAGCTGCTCGCCCCGGCAGTTGGTGATCGCTGGCCGGCGATCCTCGAATCGCTCAGCGTCGCGAAGGGCTATGAGGTCGCGCTCGGCGCGGCGCTCGGCGACGATCTCGATGCCTCGACCGAGGCCGCGGCCCCTGCCCATTGGGACGACACCGGCGCCGGATCCGACGATCCGGCACTGCCGGAAGGTGCGACGCCGCTGCTCGACCATGTCGGGGGACCGGCGGCCCTCGGGCGGCGGCTGGCGCAGATCGGCGTGATCGCGCGCGGCGACGGCGAAGGGATGCGGCATCATCTGAAGCAGGGCCAGATCCTGGTCTCGCGCGAGGGCGATCTCTGGCGCTGGGACGGCTTCACCAGCGCCGCAGACGCGCCCTCCCCGGCCGCACGGCGGCTGTCCGAGAAGAACCGGCTTGCCGATCTGGAGCGTGCGGCCCAAGCGGCGCGCGAAGCGGCGGATGCCGCCCGGCGGGCTCTGGAGGCCGTCAGCACCGAGGCGCGTAAGGCCGCGCAAGCAGAGACCGCCGCGATCGAGGCCGCGCGGCAGGCCCGCCGTGGCGTCGATCAGTCCCGCGAGCAACTGGCCGCCGCCGAGCGCAAGGCTGCCGAAACGCTGGTGAAGCGCTCGACGCTGGCCGAGGCGATCAAGCGTCTCGGCCAGGCCGTCTCCGAAGCGGTGTCGCAGATCGCGACGCATGAGGCGGGGCTCGCGGCGCTGCCTGCCCCCGCGGAACTGGAGAACATTCTGCTCAAGGCGCGCGTGCTGCTGGGCGAGAGCCGCGCTGCGGCCTCCGATGCGCGCGCCCGCGTCCAGACGCTGGCGCGCGAGGCCGAATTGCGGATGCGCCGCCGCGCCGCCATCGCCGCCGACATCAGGGCCTGGAATGAACGCGCAACGGCAAGCCTGCAGACCGCCGAAGAAACACGCCGCCGAATCGAAGCCGCAAGCACCGAGCAGAAGACGCTGCTGGAAGCACCCGACACCTTCCTGACAGAGCGGCGCCGACTCCTGGCGGAGATCGAGCAGGCCGAAGGCGCCCGCCGCGACGCCGCCGACAGGCTCGCCGCCGGCGAAACGGCGCTTGCGGACGCCGACCGGCAGGCCCGCATCGGGCTCGAAGGATTGTCCGGCGCGCGCGAGCGCCGCGCTTCGGCCGAGGCGCGGCTCGAAGCCGCCCGCCAGCGTGTCGGCGACATCACGCGGCAGATCGAGGACGGGCTGGAAACCGGGCTCGACGGGCTGCAGGAAATCGCCGGGATCAAGCCGGGCGACGCCCTGCCCGAGCCGGAGGCCGTCGAGCGGCGGCTCGCCAACCTGAAGGGCGAACGCGAGCGGCTCGGCGCCGTCAATCTGCGCGCCGAGGACGAACTCGCGGAGGTGAAGACGAAGCGCGAGGGGCTTTCCGGCGAGCGCGACGACCTGACCGAGGCGATCCGGCGATTGCGCCAGGCGATCGGGGCGCTCAATCGCGAGGGCCGCGAGCGGCTTCTGGCTGCCTTCGAGATCGTCAACGCGCATTTCCAGCGCCTCTTCGGCATCCTGTTCGGCGGCGGCGAGGCGGAGCTCAAGCTGGTCGATTCGGAAGATCCGCTGGATGCCGGGCTCGAAATCTTCGCCCGCCCGCCCGGCAAGAAGCCGCAGGTGATGACCCTGCTATCGGGCGGCGAGCAGGCGTTGACCGCGACCGCGTTGATCTTCGCGGTGTTCCTGACCAATCCCTCGCCGATTTGCGTGCTCGACGAGGTCGACGCGCCGCTCGACGACGCCAATGTCGAGCGCTACTGCGACCTGCTCGCGGACATGGCGCGGAATACCGAGACGCGATTCATCCTGATCACCCACAATCCGATCACCATGGCGCGGATGGAACGGCTCTTCGGCGTGACCATGGCCGAGCGCGGCGTCAGCCAGATGGTTTCTGTCGACCTCGCCACGGCCGAACGCATCCGCGAGGCCGTCTGA
- a CDS encoding F0F1 ATP synthase subunit B family protein: MDTFWVGVALVIFLALLAKFGVPKAIVSALDARGEKVAQELAEARRLRQEAEKLLAEYDAKRKAAEADAAEIISSANDEAKRLAAEAEAKLADFVARRTKSAEEKIAQAESQAEAEVRAAAAEAATKAAETILRGQMAGKAGEAAFAAGLQEVKAKLN; this comes from the coding sequence ATGGATACTTTCTGGGTCGGCGTCGCGCTCGTTATCTTCCTCGCCCTGCTCGCCAAGTTCGGCGTGCCCAAGGCCATCGTCTCCGCGCTCGATGCGCGCGGGGAGAAGGTCGCTCAGGAGTTGGCGGAAGCCCGCCGCCTGCGCCAGGAGGCCGAGAAGCTGCTCGCCGAGTACGATGCCAAGCGCAAGGCCGCAGAGGCCGACGCCGCCGAGATCATCTCCTCCGCCAATGACGAGGCCAAGCGCCTCGCGGCGGAAGCCGAGGCCAAGCTCGCGGACTTCGTCGCCCGCCGGACCAAATCGGCCGAGGAGAAGATCGCCCAAGCCGAGAGCCAGGCCGAGGCCGAGGTTCGCGCCGCGGCTGCGGAGGCTGCCACCAAGGCGGCCGAGACAATCCTGCGCGGCCAGATGGCCGGCAAGGCGGGCGAAGCCGCCTTCGCCGCCGGGTTGCAGGAGGTCAAGGCCAAGCTCAACTGA
- a CDS encoding AtpZ/AtpI family protein translates to MPEPDPNASDSELRARLGSLKSAIKRAEENDKPGAGPAGEDKALAGAMSSGFRAATDLAGGIIAGALIGYLGDRWLGTSPFLLIAFMVIGTIAGLRSVYRLGSRPTSGSNGGPKAN, encoded by the coding sequence ATGCCCGAACCCGACCCAAACGCCTCAGACTCGGAGTTGCGCGCAAGACTGGGTTCCCTGAAGTCCGCGATCAAACGGGCGGAAGAGAACGATAAGCCGGGCGCGGGTCCGGCTGGAGAGGACAAGGCCCTTGCGGGTGCGATGTCCTCAGGCTTTCGCGCCGCGACGGATCTCGCAGGCGGCATCATCGCAGGCGCCCTGATCGGGTACCTCGGCGACCGGTGGCTGGGAACGTCTCCGTTCCTGCTGATCGCCTTCATGGTGATCGGAACCATCGCCGGCCTGAGATCCGTCTATCGGCTCGGTTCGCGTCCGACCTCCGGGTCGAATGGCGGTCCGAAGGCGAATTGA